In Escherichia ruysiae, a genomic segment contains:
- a CDS encoding phage terminase small subunit, whose amino-acid sequence MTSPAQRHMMRVSAAMTAQREAAPLRHATVYEQMLVKLAADQRTLKAIYSKELKAAKKRELLPFWLPWVNGVLEQGKGAQDDILMTVMLWRLDTGDIAGALEIARYALKYGLTMPGKHRRTPPYMFTEEVALAAMRAHVAGESVDPRLLTDTLELTATADMPDEVRAKLHKITGLFLRDGGDAAGALAHLQRATQLDCQAGVKKEIERLERELKPKPEPKAVTRAPRKTRSATPAKRGRPKKKAS is encoded by the coding sequence ATGACGAGTCCCGCACAGCGCCACATGATGCGGGTCTCGGCAGCGATGACCGCGCAGCGGGAAGCCGCCCCGCTGCGACATGCAACTGTCTATGAGCAGATGCTGGTCAAGCTCGCCGCAGACCAGCGCACACTGAAAGCGATTTATTCAAAAGAGCTGAAGGCCGCAAAAAAACGCGAACTGCTGCCGTTCTGGTTGCCGTGGGTGAACGGCGTACTGGAGCAGGGCAAAGGTGCACAGGATGACATTCTGATGACAGTCATGCTGTGGCGTCTGGATACCGGCGATATTGCCGGTGCGCTGGAGATTGCCCGTTATGCCCTGAAGTACGGTCTGACCATGCCGGGTAAACACCGCCGCACCCCGCCGTACATGTTCACCGAGGAGGTGGCGCTCGCGGCCATGCGCGCCCACGTTGCCGGTGAGTCTGTGGATCCCCGCCTGCTGACGGACACCCTTGAACTGACCGCCACGGCTGACATGCCTGATGAAGTGCGCGCAAAGCTGCACAAAATCACCGGTCTGTTTCTGCGTGACGGTGGTGATGCCGCCGGTGCGCTGGCACACCTGCAACGTGCGACACAGCTCGACTGTCAGGCAGGCGTCAAAAAAGAGATTGAACGACTGGAGCGGGAGCTGAAACCGAAGCCGGAGCCAAAAGCGGTCACCCGCGCCCCGCGTAAGACCCGGAGTGCGACACCGGCAAAACGTGGACGCCCGAAAAAGAAAGCCAGTTAA